One genomic region from Rothia dentocariosa ATCC 17931 encodes:
- a CDS encoding succinate dehydrogenase iron-sulfur subunit: MAEHETPEPESVKLFEGMSGSDSGNIPTYDVTIRVRRYNPEVSDKAYWDDFNLTMYRTDRVLDALHKIKWELDGSVSFRRSCAHGICGSDAMRINGRNRLACKTLLKDLDITKPIIVEPIKGLPCEKDLIVDMEPFFQAYREIMPFFINDSNEPERERLQSAEERARFDDTTKCILCAACTSSCPVFWTDGQYFGPSAIVNAHRFIFDSRDDAGDLRLEILNDKEGVWRCRTTFNCTEACPRGIQITKAIAEVKQAILARAL, translated from the coding sequence ATGGCTGAACACGAAACTCCCGAACCGGAATCGGTCAAGCTCTTTGAAGGTATGTCCGGTTCAGACTCCGGGAACATCCCCACCTATGACGTGACGATTCGCGTGCGCCGTTACAACCCCGAAGTATCGGATAAAGCATACTGGGATGACTTCAATCTGACCATGTACCGCACCGACCGCGTGCTGGATGCATTGCACAAGATCAAGTGGGAACTCGACGGCTCGGTCTCATTCCGTCGTTCCTGCGCGCACGGTATTTGCGGGTCGGATGCGATGCGCATCAACGGACGTAACCGCCTAGCGTGCAAGACCCTGCTCAAGGATTTGGACATTACCAAGCCCATTATCGTTGAGCCGATTAAGGGTCTTCCCTGCGAAAAGGACCTGATTGTCGATATGGAGCCTTTCTTCCAGGCGTACCGCGAGATCATGCCCTTCTTCATCAATGACTCGAATGAACCGGAACGTGAGCGTCTGCAGTCTGCGGAAGAACGCGCCCGATTCGACGACACCACAAAGTGTATTCTGTGCGCGGCTTGTACCTCCTCTTGCCCCGTTTTCTGGACGGACGGTCAGTACTTCGGTCCTTCTGCCATCGTGAATGCGCATCGTTTTATCTTCGATTCGCGTGATGACGCTGGGGATCTGCGCTTGGAAATCCTCAACGATAAAGAAGGCGTGTGGCGCTGCCGCACAACCTTCAACTGCACCGAGGCTTGCCCGCGTGGCATTCAGATCACTAAGGCTATTGCCGAGGTCAAGCAGGCTATTTTGGCGCGAGCCCTCTAA
- a CDS encoding amidohydrolase, with translation MVFANSRYDLSTPVFDDWVARMMPTLVEFRREVHRTPELSFREVKTTERIMTTLREAGLNPIACEGTGCYVDIGNGPFALALRADIDALPIVEQTDLPYSSTIPGVMHACGHDIHQTVMLGVALALHELNEKTPLGRSVRILFQPAEEQLPGGAVQMIEQGLLRNIPRAFALHCDPKVELGKIGTRIGAITSASDTIKIHLSGHGGHTSRPHLTEDLIYAMSQIAVQVPSVLTRRTDVRSGVLVAWGQVSAGVAPNAIPAEGYLAGTMRCLDVEVWRQAGNLLDEVIEQVAVPFGVQARVEHIRGVPPVVNTDAETTMLENAARAELGEESIVLVEQSMGGEDFAWILQEVPGSMFRLGTRAPEDPVYDLHQGDYAPNEQAIGVGVRVMAATALRAVRFELAKAAKAANPVRDEAR, from the coding sequence ATGGTTTTTGCAAACTCACGTTACGATCTTTCGACCCCTGTCTTCGACGACTGGGTGGCTCGCATGATGCCTACCCTTGTGGAATTCCGCCGCGAGGTGCACCGTACCCCGGAGCTCTCATTCCGCGAGGTGAAAACGACTGAACGCATTATGACGACGCTGCGTGAGGCAGGGCTGAACCCTATCGCCTGCGAAGGCACCGGCTGCTACGTTGATATCGGAAACGGACCGTTTGCTTTAGCTCTTCGCGCCGATATTGATGCGCTTCCCATCGTCGAACAGACGGATCTGCCTTATTCATCGACCATACCCGGGGTGATGCACGCCTGCGGGCACGATATTCACCAGACCGTCATGCTCGGGGTTGCTCTGGCGCTTCACGAGCTGAACGAAAAGACTCCGCTGGGGCGCAGCGTGCGGATCCTGTTCCAGCCCGCCGAGGAACAGTTGCCGGGCGGGGCTGTGCAGATGATTGAGCAAGGTCTTTTACGCAATATCCCGCGCGCTTTTGCCCTGCATTGCGATCCGAAGGTTGAACTGGGGAAAATCGGCACGCGCATCGGGGCGATTACGAGTGCTTCAGACACGATTAAGATTCACCTGAGCGGTCATGGCGGTCATACCTCTCGACCGCATCTGACCGAGGACCTTATCTACGCGATGAGTCAGATTGCCGTGCAGGTTCCTTCCGTGCTCACACGCCGTACCGATGTGCGTTCCGGCGTGCTGGTCGCGTGGGGGCAGGTGAGCGCCGGGGTTGCCCCGAACGCTATTCCCGCTGAAGGCTATTTGGCGGGCACTATGAGATGTCTGGATGTTGAGGTGTGGCGTCAGGCGGGTAACCTGCTGGACGAGGTAATTGAGCAAGTCGCGGTCCCCTTTGGCGTGCAGGCGAGGGTTGAGCATATTCGCGGCGTACCCCCGGTTGTCAATACCGATGCGGAAACCACCATGTTGGAAAACGCGGCGCGCGCCGAATTAGGCGAAGAGTCCATCGTGCTGGTTGAGCAATCAATGGGTGGAGAAGACTTCGCATGGATTCTGCAGGAGGTTCCAGGCTCGATGTTCCGCCTAGGCACTCGCGCCCCGGAAGATCCTGTCTACGATTTACATCAGGGTGACTACGCTCCTAATGAGCAGGCGATTGGCGTGGGTGTGCGCGTGATGGCGGCGACCGCGTTGCGTGCCGTGCGTTTTGAGCTCGCGAAGGCTGCGAAGGCCGCGAACCCGGTGCGGGATGAGGCGCGTTAA
- a CDS encoding MazG family protein, which translates to MNEDRASEKTVAEVAARAGKAFERLVQTMATLRAPGGCPWDAEQTHQSLIRYLIEESYEVVEAVEAPEGTNLQLLREELGDVLLQVLFHADIAAAEPGGFTIEQVIEGLDAKLHDRHPNVFSDSSDESQMTAAEQQVFWDELKKTEKSDRGPLDGIPPHLPALALAEKTIAKARKADIVLPPEPVSLDDDLPFTYSEEEFGELLFSLVCRARQNGLDAERALRTYTRKFIEYNQ; encoded by the coding sequence GTGAATGAAGATAGAGCTTCTGAGAAAACGGTAGCTGAGGTTGCCGCACGCGCAGGGAAAGCCTTCGAGCGTCTGGTGCAGACGATGGCAACCCTGCGCGCCCCCGGCGGGTGCCCCTGGGATGCCGAACAGACTCATCAGTCCCTCATTCGATACCTCATTGAGGAATCCTATGAGGTCGTGGAGGCTGTCGAGGCACCCGAGGGTACAAACCTGCAGCTTCTACGCGAAGAGTTGGGCGATGTTCTGCTTCAGGTTCTCTTCCACGCCGATATTGCGGCGGCAGAACCGGGCGGCTTTACGATCGAGCAGGTTATCGAGGGTCTGGACGCAAAGCTTCACGATCGGCACCCGAATGTTTTCAGTGATTCTTCGGACGAGTCCCAGATGACCGCCGCCGAACAGCAGGTTTTCTGGGATGAGCTTAAGAAGACGGAGAAATCCGATCGAGGCCCACTTGACGGCATTCCCCCTCATCTTCCTGCGCTGGCCCTAGCGGAGAAGACGATTGCTAAGGCTCGCAAGGCCGACATTGTGCTGCCGCCGGAGCCTGTCTCCTTGGACGATGATCTTCCTTTTACCTATAGTGAGGAAGAATTCGGTGAGCTACTTTTTTCGCTTGTGTGCCGCGCGCGGCAGAATGGGCTGGATGCGGAACGTGCCCTGCGCACCTATACCCGTAAGTTTATTGAGTACAACCAATAG
- the eno gene encoding phosphopyruvate hydratase has translation MAVITAVHARQILDSRGNPTVEVEVLLEDGAFARAAVPSGASTGEWEAVERRDGDKSVYLGKGVLGAVKSVIEEISEEIIGIDAADQRTVDATMIALDGTNNKGKLGANAILGVSLAVAKAAAESADLPLYKYLGGPNAHVLPVPMMNILNGGSHADSNVDIQEFMIAPIGFENYSDALRAGVEVYHSLKSVLHDRGLSTGLGDEGGFAPNLESNAAALDLIIEAIEKAGYKPGEQVALALDVASSEFYNDGAYDFEGQKKSAEEMSAYYADLVAKYPLVSIEDPLDENDWAGYKTLTEQIGDKVQIVGDDLFVTNPERLEKGINEGAANALLVKVNQIGSLTETLDAMELAQRNEYRCMVSHRSGETEDVTIADLAVATNAGQIKTGAPARSERVAKYNQLLRIEEELGDAAVYAGKSAFPRFKKA, from the coding sequence ATGGCTGTTATTACCGCAGTTCACGCCCGTCAGATTTTGGATTCCCGCGGCAACCCGACCGTTGAGGTTGAGGTTCTGCTCGAAGATGGTGCTTTCGCACGTGCCGCTGTGCCTTCGGGCGCATCCACCGGCGAGTGGGAGGCAGTCGAGCGTCGCGATGGCGACAAGTCCGTATACCTAGGCAAAGGCGTTCTGGGTGCCGTCAAATCTGTTATTGAAGAGATTTCGGAAGAAATTATCGGTATCGACGCCGCTGATCAGCGTACTGTTGATGCAACCATGATTGCTCTGGACGGCACCAACAACAAGGGTAAACTCGGCGCTAACGCAATTCTGGGTGTTTCTCTGGCCGTCGCTAAGGCAGCCGCAGAGTCCGCAGACCTTCCCCTCTACAAGTACCTGGGTGGTCCCAACGCCCACGTGCTTCCCGTTCCCATGATGAACATCCTCAACGGTGGTTCTCACGCAGACTCCAACGTTGATATTCAGGAGTTCATGATTGCTCCCATCGGTTTCGAGAACTACTCGGATGCTCTGCGCGCTGGTGTTGAGGTCTACCACTCGCTCAAGTCCGTGCTGCACGACCGTGGCCTTTCCACCGGCCTGGGCGATGAGGGCGGCTTCGCACCGAACCTTGAATCCAACGCTGCGGCTCTTGACCTCATTATTGAGGCAATCGAGAAGGCTGGCTACAAGCCCGGTGAACAGGTTGCTCTCGCACTGGATGTTGCATCATCCGAGTTCTACAACGACGGTGCCTACGACTTCGAGGGTCAGAAGAAGTCTGCCGAAGAGATGAGCGCATACTACGCTGATCTTGTGGCGAAGTACCCGCTGGTTTCCATTGAGGATCCGCTGGACGAGAACGACTGGGCAGGCTACAAGACCCTGACCGAGCAGATTGGTGACAAGGTTCAGATCGTCGGTGACGACCTATTCGTGACCAACCCCGAGCGCCTTGAGAAGGGCATTAACGAGGGTGCGGCGAACGCTCTGCTGGTGAAGGTCAACCAGATCGGTTCGCTCACCGAGACCCTGGACGCTATGGAACTGGCACAGCGCAACGAATACCGCTGCATGGTTTCTCACCGTTCCGGCGAAACCGAGGACGTCACCATTGCCGACCTCGCTGTGGCGACTAACGCGGGTCAGATCAAGACCGGTGCACCCGCACGTTCCGAGCGCGTGGCAAAGTACAACCAGCTGCTGCGCATTGAGGAAGAACTGGGCGATGCCGCTGTTTACGCTGGCAAGTCAGCATTCCCCCGATTCAAGAAGGCGTAA
- a CDS encoding FtsB family cell division protein, which produces MMAQRDGRERRKSPAGQEPRRGRTSRGSQSAAARESLSDASASTRKSRARKQKAHKPGSSRTTNTADKRAQQKPTARRSKATLPPPQPAHRESHNQQVKSASVKSSAPAAKEPHSTATHRTVEERSYLQRPAWMRAANSFFGARTRAHRTDRERDARERRIHREHDEDENYETPVAAHRFSGKFLGILIMIAVLLLGTAYPLTNYVDQQREINTTRARIAELKQENVQLQAEKTWWQDDDYVRQQARSRLFYVAPGDTPYTVTGIDSDDGRADSTSASGKNAPEDSWTNKLWGSLNDGKAPSPKPADK; this is translated from the coding sequence ATGATGGCTCAGCGCGACGGACGTGAACGACGCAAAAGCCCGGCGGGGCAGGAACCACGTCGAGGTCGCACCTCACGCGGCAGCCAGTCCGCTGCCGCGCGCGAAAGCCTCTCCGATGCGTCAGCATCCACCCGTAAATCCCGTGCTCGCAAGCAGAAGGCGCATAAACCCGGTTCATCCCGCACGACCAACACCGCAGATAAGCGGGCTCAGCAGAAGCCAACTGCGCGGCGCTCGAAGGCCACCCTGCCGCCCCCGCAGCCAGCGCATCGTGAATCGCACAATCAACAGGTTAAGTCCGCGAGCGTCAAATCTTCTGCACCTGCGGCGAAGGAACCCCACAGCACCGCAACCCATCGAACCGTTGAAGAACGCTCGTATTTGCAGCGCCCCGCCTGGATGCGCGCCGCTAACAGCTTCTTCGGTGCCCGTACCCGGGCACATCGCACCGATAGGGAACGCGATGCACGTGAACGCCGCATTCACCGCGAACACGATGAGGATGAGAATTACGAGACTCCCGTCGCGGCGCATCGCTTTAGCGGAAAATTTTTGGGCATTCTTATTATGATCGCAGTGCTCCTGCTGGGTACCGCATACCCGCTGACTAACTATGTTGATCAGCAGCGGGAAATTAACACTACCCGCGCCCGCATTGCTGAACTCAAACAGGAAAACGTGCAGCTTCAAGCCGAGAAAACCTGGTGGCAAGACGACGACTATGTGCGCCAGCAGGCGCGCAGCCGCCTATTCTATGTGGCGCCGGGCGATACCCCGTACACAGTCACCGGTATAGATTCGGATGACGGCCGGGCTGACAGCACCTCTGCCTCCGGGAAAAATGCTCCCGAAGATTCGTGGACGAACAAACTTTGGGGGTCCCTGAATGATGGTAAGGCTCCTTCGCCTAAACCTGCTGATAAGTAA
- a CDS encoding exopolyphosphatase produces the protein MRVGAIDCGTNSIRLLIADASTETVNGRTVTRLNDVVRQMRIVRLGQGVDATGWLAQEALDRTFEATREYAKLLRKHKVKKLRFVATSATRDAGNRQVFMDGIRDILGIEPEVITGDEEAELSFAGAVLAVGADESKTVVFDLGGGSTEFVLGTEDGVQAARSVNIGCVRLTERHMASAPATSDQIQRVEADTDAAIDTVLQSVPLEKATRAVAVAGTATTIAAAALGLKTYDSEAINGSSISVDTVQKTAEMLRSMTRDERAALGYMHPGRVDVIGAGATIYARIMTRLREITEGNIDSVTVSEHDILDGIALSQVR, from the coding sequence ATGCGTGTTGGCGCAATTGACTGCGGTACCAACTCTATCCGTCTTCTGATCGCTGACGCCAGCACCGAAACCGTTAACGGTCGCACGGTAACCCGTCTCAACGACGTGGTGCGGCAGATGCGTATCGTCCGCCTGGGGCAGGGGGTTGATGCCACTGGATGGCTTGCTCAAGAGGCCTTGGACCGCACTTTTGAGGCAACGCGGGAATACGCAAAACTTTTGCGTAAACACAAGGTCAAGAAGCTTCGTTTCGTGGCGACGAGTGCCACCCGCGATGCCGGAAACCGTCAGGTTTTTATGGATGGTATTCGTGACATTCTGGGCATTGAGCCCGAGGTGATTACCGGCGACGAAGAGGCGGAACTGTCGTTTGCGGGCGCTGTACTGGCGGTCGGTGCCGATGAGTCTAAGACCGTAGTTTTTGACCTGGGCGGTGGGTCTACCGAATTCGTGCTTGGGACCGAAGACGGTGTGCAGGCGGCAAGAAGCGTGAATATCGGATGCGTGCGCCTGACCGAACGGCATATGGCATCTGCTCCCGCAACCTCGGATCAGATTCAACGTGTTGAAGCTGACACCGATGCGGCAATCGACACCGTATTGCAGAGCGTTCCTCTCGAAAAGGCTACCCGGGCCGTTGCCGTTGCCGGTACTGCAACCACGATCGCTGCCGCGGCATTGGGGCTAAAGACCTATGATTCCGAGGCTATTAACGGTTCTTCCATCTCTGTAGATACGGTGCAGAAAACGGCAGAGATGCTGCGCTCTATGACCCGCGATGAGCGCGCCGCGCTGGGGTATATGCACCCCGGTCGAGTTGATGTTATTGGCGCCGGGGCTACCATTTATGCCCGTATCATGACTCGTCTGCGTGAGATCACCGAAGGAAACATCGATTCTGTGACGGTGAGCGAACATGACATTCTGGACGGCATAGCACTATCCCAGGTACGTTAA
- a CDS encoding S8 family serine peptidase: MTRSNHIAMMTRTSIRRVVALLGCGALATSLALSGAPASAAPTASPTPITLTPAEAAVLGKDDVRQHEYWLTDYRIVDAWKQSTGSGVTVAVIDTGVDGTHPDLVDNVLEGYDASGEGSPNGWQGLGVEPMHGTEVASLIAGHGHNVSGIPKIAGQPGKPAGVIGVAPDAKILPISLNMVSNAEKSIDEQIPAAVRYAVDHGAQVINLSIGSNKTTWPKSWDDAFAYAEEKGVVVVASAGNRGSGITQVGAPATIPGVLTVGGVDRQREASKGSSTQGISIGVTAPSNDMIAAVPGNKYMIWSGSSASAPLVSGLAALIKSKYPNLSAAQIIQRITESADDTGAAGRDPVYGFGIINPLMALDPSTPQDATENPLGSLKAWIAVHRRQEVPAPTPADASATPVHEEGETIVKAKIPEPSRPVEDRGFLPFIIVGALFVILGLLTVRSVRRLHRLHVNVRDVVPHPHLHHGEREKASHSKPSAVSVAAPEASAPVAPVIQPPAASAPQSPEPEVAVPNAQAQTQIAPAPVSSSAPDAAAAVPSAPSASGLQPEADQNLHKQQDVAAVQKSVAAAGTEQSAVPTQPPATVQNAGNVGSVQNADTVQNVGSTQSLDTAQPAASGSVEQAPVYPEQPLPQTQKPAEPQQPAQHNTVAQTPAAPAKATQPADQGNTPAPEQKPVAPEPQESEKPALAQTVAQSEGVSRTPQIPAAEPVKDSTVGQESSDPEASQVSADTIGKASHRPAQKTGAAQHRAHRLSRGPLPPHRKPRLPHISGIKRQVPQTGVPDVPDEAASSASVQNPTGQDGRPASAPRKVASAQKKHSTRTPRKKTANSSCLRLQGAASGRSSIPAAPESGVPEPSSAHEPEPQNPSSS; encoded by the coding sequence ATGACGCGTTCCAACCACATCGCCATGATGACGCGCACAAGCATACGTCGGGTCGTAGCGCTTCTCGGATGCGGGGCGCTTGCGACTAGCTTAGCCCTGTCCGGAGCTCCTGCATCTGCCGCTCCGACAGCCTCACCAACCCCTATAACGCTCACTCCCGCTGAAGCTGCCGTTCTAGGTAAGGACGACGTTCGTCAGCACGAATATTGGCTCACCGACTACAGGATTGTGGATGCGTGGAAACAATCGACGGGATCGGGCGTGACGGTTGCCGTCATTGACACCGGCGTCGACGGCACCCACCCGGATCTCGTAGATAACGTGCTGGAGGGTTATGACGCCTCCGGCGAGGGCTCTCCTAACGGTTGGCAGGGGCTGGGCGTAGAACCCATGCACGGCACCGAAGTTGCATCCCTGATTGCCGGTCACGGTCATAATGTTTCCGGTATTCCTAAGATTGCTGGTCAGCCCGGTAAACCTGCGGGCGTTATCGGCGTGGCACCGGACGCCAAGATTCTGCCTATCTCCCTTAACATGGTCTCGAATGCTGAGAAAAGTATTGATGAGCAGATTCCCGCCGCTGTACGTTATGCGGTAGATCATGGCGCGCAGGTAATCAATCTTTCTATCGGCTCGAATAAGACAACCTGGCCCAAGAGCTGGGACGATGCTTTTGCCTACGCCGAAGAGAAGGGCGTGGTCGTCGTAGCATCCGCCGGTAACCGTGGCAGCGGTATCACGCAGGTGGGTGCCCCGGCGACTATTCCGGGGGTACTGACGGTTGGCGGCGTGGACCGTCAGCGTGAGGCTTCCAAGGGATCTTCGACTCAGGGTATTTCTATTGGCGTGACGGCACCGAGCAACGATATGATTGCTGCCGTGCCGGGGAATAAGTACATGATATGGTCGGGGTCTTCGGCATCCGCACCGCTGGTTTCTGGTCTTGCGGCGTTGATTAAGTCTAAGTACCCCAATCTGAGTGCGGCTCAAATTATTCAGCGTATTACCGAAAGCGCCGACGACACCGGTGCTGCCGGGCGTGACCCGGTGTACGGGTTTGGCATCATAAATCCGCTGATGGCCCTGGACCCTTCAACCCCGCAGGATGCTACGGAGAATCCGCTGGGGTCGTTGAAGGCTTGGATCGCCGTACACCGCCGCCAAGAAGTACCTGCTCCGACTCCCGCCGATGCTTCGGCCACTCCGGTGCATGAAGAAGGCGAGACTATCGTTAAGGCGAAGATTCCAGAGCCCAGCCGACCGGTTGAGGATCGCGGATTTTTACCGTTTATCATCGTGGGCGCTCTCTTCGTCATTTTGGGGCTGCTCACGGTGCGCAGCGTTCGTCGTCTGCATCGCCTGCACGTTAATGTGCGCGATGTAGTGCCGCATCCTCATCTGCACCACGGTGAGCGAGAGAAAGCTTCACACTCTAAGCCTTCCGCAGTTTCGGTTGCTGCTCCGGAGGCTTCCGCACCGGTCGCTCCCGTTATTCAGCCGCCCGCTGCCAGCGCACCCCAGAGCCCCGAACCTGAGGTTGCTGTGCCTAATGCGCAGGCACAAACGCAGATTGCACCTGCACCTGTTTCCTCCTCGGCACCGGATGCCGCAGCCGCGGTACCGTCAGCACCCTCCGCTTCCGGGCTTCAACCTGAGGCAGATCAGAACTTACACAAACAGCAGGATGTGGCTGCAGTCCAGAAGAGCGTAGCCGCAGCGGGTACCGAGCAGAGCGCCGTGCCCACGCAACCTCCTGCCACCGTGCAGAACGCGGGTAATGTGGGTTCTGTACAGAATGCGGATACGGTACAGAACGTCGGCTCGACACAAAGCCTCGACACAGCGCAGCCAGCAGCATCAGGCTCGGTTGAACAGGCCCCGGTGTATCCAGAACAGCCATTACCGCAGACGCAGAAACCGGCAGAGCCTCAGCAGCCCGCCCAGCACAATACGGTAGCGCAGACTCCTGCCGCACCCGCGAAAGCGACTCAACCGGCAGACCAGGGGAATACGCCTGCGCCCGAGCAAAAACCCGTCGCACCTGAACCTCAGGAATCAGAAAAACCTGCCCTGGCTCAGACTGTAGCTCAGAGCGAGGGCGTATCTCGCACCCCGCAGATTCCCGCCGCCGAGCCGGTTAAGGACTCGACCGTAGGGCAGGAATCCTCCGATCCTGAAGCGTCACAGGTATCGGCAGATACGATCGGGAAAGCTTCGCACCGGCCCGCTCAGAAGACCGGTGCGGCACAGCATCGAGCCCACCGTTTAAGTAGGGGTCCGTTACCTCCGCATCGGAAACCTCGTCTGCCTCATATTTCCGGGATTAAGCGCCAAGTTCCGCAAACAGGTGTTCCAGATGTTCCTGACGAGGCAGCGAGTTCAGCATCCGTACAGAATCCTACGGGGCAGGACGGTCGCCCGGCCTCAGCACCGCGAAAGGTCGCTTCCGCCCAGAAGAAACACAGTACTCGCACGCCGCGCAAGAAGACGGCTAACTCGTCGTGCCTTCGTTTGCAGGGTGCCGCTTCGGGGCGTTCCTCAATACCCGCCGCGCCGGAATCCGGCGTTCCAGAGCCTTCATCGGCTCACGAACCTGAGCCACAGAACCCTAGCTCCTCATAG
- a CDS encoding NAD(P)/FAD-dependent oxidoreductase, which translates to MSFHKAQDRPRILIVGGGYVGFTVAKKIQKAIKQTGGVVTIVEPNPYMTYQPFLPEVAAGSMEGRNATVPLRQHLRDTELIPGHVVSVNHAERTATVEPIDNGEPFELKYDEIVLGAGAVTRAFPIPGLAEVAIGMKTVEEAVSVRNWVLERIEVASVLDDPDARRRALTVVVVGGGFAGVETISELEDMAREAVNRNDRLSVSDLRFVMIEAAPRIMPEVPEDRAEKVVAELRARGIEVLLNTSLSDATDGHLQLINMADKSPAGEMDTDTLIWTAGVAASPMLKNTDFPIDERGRVRVNADLRVAGDNGVVEGAWAAGDNAAVPDLSGGGVGGFCVPNAQHASRQALVLAKNILASRRGEPLTDYYHETIGVVAGLGLWKGVANFKGKTFAGPLAWIMHRGYHGSAIPTTERTVRVMTTWALNQLFGRDTTTIRHQRSPRLAFQEATGTAPAKTKAKL; encoded by the coding sequence ATGTCGTTTCATAAGGCACAGGATCGTCCCCGTATTCTTATTGTCGGTGGTGGCTACGTAGGCTTTACCGTCGCCAAGAAAATTCAGAAGGCTATCAAGCAGACCGGTGGTGTGGTAACCATCGTAGAGCCTAACCCCTATATGACTTACCAGCCGTTCCTGCCCGAAGTCGCTGCGGGTTCGATGGAAGGCCGTAACGCTACCGTTCCGCTCCGCCAGCATCTGCGCGATACCGAGTTGATTCCTGGGCATGTTGTCTCCGTTAACCATGCAGAGCGTACCGCTACGGTCGAGCCTATCGACAATGGCGAACCCTTCGAGCTGAAATACGATGAGATCGTTCTTGGTGCTGGTGCCGTGACTCGTGCATTCCCAATCCCCGGTCTTGCCGAAGTTGCTATCGGCATGAAGACTGTCGAAGAAGCCGTCTCTGTGCGTAACTGGGTGCTGGAGCGTATTGAGGTTGCATCCGTACTTGATGACCCCGATGCACGCCGCCGTGCCCTGACCGTCGTCGTCGTCGGCGGCGGTTTCGCCGGTGTTGAGACCATCTCCGAACTGGAAGACATGGCTCGCGAAGCCGTTAATCGTAACGACCGTTTGAGCGTATCCGATCTGCGCTTCGTGATGATCGAAGCTGCGCCGCGCATCATGCCGGAGGTTCCCGAAGACCGCGCCGAGAAGGTTGTGGCTGAGCTTCGCGCTCGCGGCATTGAGGTTCTGCTCAATACCTCCCTCTCAGACGCTACCGACGGTCACCTGCAGCTCATCAACATGGCGGATAAGTCGCCCGCCGGTGAGATGGATACCGATACCCTCATTTGGACTGCTGGTGTTGCTGCATCGCCGATGCTCAAGAATACCGACTTCCCGATCGACGAGCGCGGACGCGTTCGCGTGAACGCAGATCTGCGTGTGGCTGGCGATAATGGCGTGGTCGAGGGCGCTTGGGCTGCTGGCGATAATGCTGCCGTTCCCGACCTTTCTGGAGGCGGCGTGGGCGGCTTCTGCGTACCGAACGCACAGCACGCATCCCGCCAGGCTTTGGTTCTCGCCAAGAATATTCTGGCATCACGCCGTGGCGAGCCTCTGACCGACTACTACCATGAGACCATCGGTGTGGTTGCCGGTCTAGGTCTGTGGAAGGGTGTTGCAAACTTCAAAGGCAAGACCTTTGCAGGTCCGCTCGCGTGGATCATGCACCGCGGCTACCACGGTTCTGCAATTCCCACGACCGAGCGTACTGTGCGCGTTATGACGACCTGGGCACTCAACCAGCTCTTTGGCCGTGACACCACGACGATTCGCCACCAACGTTCCCCGCGTCTCGCTTTCCAAGAGGCCACCGGAACGGCACCGGCGAAGACTAAGGCAAAGCTCTAA
- a CDS encoding DoxX family protein, whose amino-acid sequence MENEITKSIGTLIFRVALGFTFVMHGFQKAFLIGPAAEGAAFAKMGIPAPELSAYFTIGAELIGGTLLILGLGTRFAAAAIAIAMAGAFIFVHINDPFITDQKTGAGFEYVFVLGMAAIMFILTGGGRYSLDSFFSRNKA is encoded by the coding sequence ATGGAGAATGAAATAACTAAATCTATTGGCACCCTGATTTTCCGTGTAGCGTTGGGCTTCACCTTTGTCATGCACGGTTTCCAGAAGGCATTCCTGATCGGTCCCGCAGCAGAAGGTGCAGCGTTCGCCAAAATGGGTATTCCTGCGCCCGAGCTTTCGGCGTACTTTACCATTGGTGCCGAGCTTATTGGCGGAACTCTCTTAATCCTTGGTTTAGGAACTCGTTTTGCCGCAGCTGCCATCGCAATCGCTATGGCAGGTGCTTTTATTTTTGTTCACATCAACGACCCATTCATCACCGACCAGAAGACCGGCGCAGGTTTCGAGTACGTTTTCGTCTTGGGTATGGCAGCCATCATGTTCATTCTGACCGGTGGAGGCAGGTACTCACTAGATTCGTTCTTCAGCCGCAATAAGGCTTAA